In Hydractinia symbiolongicarpus strain clone_291-10 chromosome 13, HSymV2.1, whole genome shotgun sequence, a single genomic region encodes these proteins:
- the LOC130623165 gene encoding uncharacterized protein LOC130623165 — translation MYSSKSIINSQPEEVWAELNSRFINHNVKYENVLSEQLFTYLNNKATAAGTNIGYVLASVITTANYLTSKNHGSIEIRNGYSINLNTFFLFVGQPSTGKSPAIKMAVNQPLKAIQEDTDIISNTTTSGLTKCLCTRKCTYIVNAEIQEYLYKILKKNDENYTGDMEILSKIFSGENVSIQFSTENNRYIPENCALCILGNGFLDRFLIITPRSYRPMPKEQQIAQQSSTTIDIKDIYANYVHIDNTIFYFDENALKLYDNMETQFLTDLNNDLLHGRPTSKSKKPELIPKVAVALHTVEYFYNALFNEVEFTCLPEAISLQTLERAIMYVESIDEQKELFYTYITELVSTSKTPSVKRAPTSDEYKKAVLMTPGAFVTYRSFKQSTSKRFRGLLSQEFVKFIENFVNKDIGRLIDKLYTDMPRQKMLEKISEDKSCVFDESFNTARVAKIMQCREFINVPLSDISFSVYHE, via the exons ATGTATTCTTCAAAATCAATTATTAATTCACAACCTGAAGAAGTTTGGGCCGAATTAAACTCAAGATTTATTAATCATAACGTCAAGTATGAAAACGTTCTATCCGAACAATTGTTTACATATCTTAACAATAAAGCAACAGCTGCAGGTACAAACATTGGATATGTTCTTGCTTCCGTAATAACTACAGCTAATTACTTGACCTCTAAAAATCACGGTTCGATTGAAATAAGAAATGGTTATAGCATTAACCTTAACacatttttcttgtttgttggACAGCCGTCTACAGGAAAGTCGCCCGCTATTAAGATGGCAGTTAATCAACCATTAAAGGCTATTCAAGAAGATACAGACATTATATCTAACACCACCACATCTGGCTTGACAAAGTGCCTCTGTACAAGAAAATGTACATACATTGTTAATGCCGAAATACAGGAGTACTTgtacaaaatattgaaaaaaaacgaTGAGAATTACACTGGGGATATGGAGATTCTATCGAAgatttttagtggagaaaatgtgTCTATTCAATTCAGTACTGAAAATAACAGATATATACCTGAAAATTGCGCATTGTGCATATtag GTAATGGATTTTTGGACCGATTTTTAATTATAACACCTCGTTCATACCGTCCGATGCCCAAGGAACAACAAATCGCCCAACAATCCTCAACAACCATCGATATCAAGGATATTTATGCCAACTATGTACACATAGATAATACAATATTCTATTTTGACGAAAATGCGTTAAA ATTGTACGACAACATGGAGACACAGTTTTTGACCGATCTAAACAACGATCTTTTGCACGGCAGACCAACCAGCAAGTCTAAAAAACCAGAGTTAATTCCAAAAGTTGCTGTCGCTCTACACACAGTGGAATACTTTTATAATGCCCTTTTTAATGAAGTTGAATTTACATGTCTACCAGAAGCTATTTCCTTGCAAACATTGGAACGTGCCATAATGTATGTTGAATCAATTGATGAACAGAAAGAATTATTTTACACA TATATCACAGAATTGGTTAGTACCAGCAAAACACCATCAGTTAAACGTGCCCCAACTTCTGatgaatataaaaaagctgTTTTAATGACACCGGGTGCCTTCGTCACATACAGATCCTTCAAACAAAGTACATCAAAAAGATTTCGCGGTTTACTATCCCAAGAATTTGTTAAGTTTATAGAAAACTTTGTTAACAAAGACATTGGTCGTTTG ATTGACAAATTGTATACAGATATGCCGAGGCAAAAAATGCTCGAaaaaa tttctgaAGACAAGTCATGTGTTTTTGATGAATCTTTTAACACTGCAAGAGTAGCTAAAATTATGCAATGTAGGGAATTCATTAACGTCCCGTTATCTGATATAAGCTTTTCTGTGTATCACGAATGA